The genomic region ATATATGACAACTACAATAACGCAAACACAAATTGAAAAACAACAAGTGATAATATTTAAAGCTCTCGCTGATCCAATTCGCCTCAACATTCTACGCCACTTAAAAGCGGTTGGTCATGAAGTAACTTGTGGTGAAGTTGGTAATAACCTCAATATCAGTAAATCATCAGGTTCCTACCACTTTAAATTACTTCAAGAAGCACAATTAATTACAGCACGTAAAGAAGCACGTGAGAAATATGTGATGCTTAATCCTGAA from Latilactobacillus sakei subsp. sakei DSM 20017 = JCM 1157 harbors:
- a CDS encoding ArsR/SmtB family transcription factor; the encoded protein is MTTTITQTQIEKQQVIIFKALADPIRLNILRHLKAVGHEVTCGEVGNNLNISKSSGSYHFKLLQEAQLITARKEAREKYVMLNPETFDRYLTHFFETL